Proteins encoded in a region of the Gammaproteobacteria bacterium genome:
- a CDS encoding nucleotidyltransferase family protein encodes MSPASVRDEAPRFTAVVLAGDRTPDDPLALSAGVRYKSLVPVGGRAMLLRVLDALAGSPQVGRCVLCGPPREALEQDGELRAGVATGAWDWLPPGPTPSTSALAALQSLPESEPVLLTTGDHALLRPEVVEYFCGHARRAGSELVVGLARYKEVMAAFPGMHRTGLRFRDDVYSGCNLYAFLSPAARGVADFWRRVEGERKRPWRMLRALGWGTVLRYLTGRLTLGQALERLSLQLGVRIGTVLLPYPEAAVDVDKVSDREYAERILRGRVDPR; translated from the coding sequence GTGTCCCCCGCTAGCGTCCGGGACGAAGCGCCGCGTTTCACGGCGGTCGTGCTCGCGGGCGACCGCACCCCCGACGACCCGCTGGCGCTCTCCGCCGGGGTTCGCTACAAGTCCCTGGTCCCGGTCGGCGGGCGGGCCATGCTGTTGCGTGTCCTCGACGCCCTCGCGGGCAGTCCCCAGGTGGGCCGCTGCGTGCTCTGCGGTCCACCCCGGGAGGCCCTGGAGCAGGACGGCGAGCTACGCGCGGGTGTGGCCACGGGAGCCTGGGACTGGCTGCCCCCTGGTCCGACCCCGAGCACGAGTGCGCTGGCGGCCCTGCAGAGCCTGCCCGAGTCGGAGCCAGTGCTCCTCACCACGGGGGACCACGCGCTGCTGCGCCCCGAGGTGGTGGAGTACTTCTGCGGCCACGCGCGAAGGGCCGGCTCGGAACTGGTCGTGGGGCTCGCCCGCTACAAGGAGGTCATGGCCGCCTTTCCCGGCATGCACCGCACGGGCCTGCGCTTTCGGGACGACGTCTACAGCGGGTGCAATCTCTACGCCTTCCTCTCACCCGCGGCCCGGGGTGTGGCGGACTTCTGGCGGCGCGTCGAGGGGGAGCGCAAGCGGCCCTGGCGCATGCTGCGGGCGCTCGGCTGGGGAACGGTCCTGCGCTACCTCACGGGGCGCTTGACCCTCGGCCAAGCCCTGGAGCGGCTTTCGCTCCAGTTGGGTGTGCGGATCGGGACCGTGCTCTTGCCGTATCCCGAGGCCGCGGTGGACGTCGACAAGGTCTCCGACCGGGAGTACGCCGAGCGGATCCTGCGCGGTAGAGTCGACCCGCGCTAG
- a CDS encoding metallophosphoesterase yields the protein MTELVLAHLSDPHLTHLGEVRGRELLSKRVLGYLSWRTHRRHVHRSEVLDALLTDLRGVAADQVVVTGDLTHIGLPQEFRQAAAWLPRIGAPDRVFVIPGNHDAYRWAPWSETFALWAPYLASDPGAPAASTDGRAPLPTLRVRNGVALIGLSTARPSPPFMATGRIGRAQLEALGDMLRTTGERGLFRVLLIHHPPVPGSIRWRKRLTDAPALGAVLAERGVELVLHGHAHRDSRLWLPTPAGRAPVIGVRSASMHGPDAARRAQYHVFRISRRGRGWNVRLSVREYAPEEHRFTPVGAWEVDSPGPRERGTDSDREKEMETETET from the coding sequence GTGACGGAACTGGTGCTCGCCCACCTCTCCGACCCGCACCTCACCCATCTGGGGGAGGTGCGCGGCCGGGAGCTCCTGAGCAAGCGGGTTCTCGGGTACCTCTCCTGGCGCACGCACCGCCGGCACGTGCACCGCTCGGAGGTCCTGGACGCGCTCCTCACCGACCTGCGCGGCGTCGCCGCAGACCAGGTGGTCGTCACCGGGGACCTCACCCACATCGGTCTGCCCCAGGAGTTCCGCCAGGCAGCCGCCTGGCTGCCCCGCATCGGCGCACCGGACCGCGTGTTCGTCATCCCGGGAAACCACGACGCCTACCGGTGGGCCCCCTGGTCCGAGACCTTCGCGCTCTGGGCCCCGTACCTCGCCTCCGACCCAGGGGCTCCGGCGGCGTCCACCGACGGCCGGGCCCCCCTGCCGACCCTGCGCGTGCGCAACGGCGTGGCCTTGATCGGTCTCAGCACCGCGCGACCGTCCCCTCCCTTCATGGCCACCGGCCGGATCGGACGGGCGCAGCTCGAGGCCCTGGGGGACATGCTCCGCACGACCGGGGAGCGAGGGCTCTTCCGGGTGCTGTTGATCCACCATCCCCCGGTGCCCGGCAGCATCCGCTGGCGCAAGCGGCTCACCGACGCGCCCGCGCTGGGTGCGGTGCTGGCCGAGCGGGGTGTCGAACTGGTGCTCCACGGTCACGCCCACCGCGACTCCCGTCTCTGGCTCCCGACCCCCGCCGGAAGGGCCCCGGTCATCGGCGTGCGGTCCGCATCAATGCACGGCCCGGACGCGGCGCGGCGCGCCCAGTACCATGTGTTCCGTATCTCGCGCCGGGGGCGAGGCTGGAACGTGCGCCTCTCGGTGCGGGAATACGCGCCCGAGGAGCACCGCTTCACCCCGGTGGGCGCGTGGGAGGTGGACTCGCCCGGCCCCCGGGAGAGGGGCACAGACAGCGACAGGGAGAAGGAGATGGAGACGGAGACGGAGACATGA
- a CDS encoding HIT family protein: protein MNETIRRFGYPATLIREYPDWVVLLRPRQATLGTLVVACKDDVLRLSDVSLDAFAALKQVAVDVETTLRAEFDCQRINYLMLMMVDPHVHWHVLPRYHSPRTFAGITFPDPGWPALPDLSFATPTEPGVQAALVERLRAAWPKS from the coding sequence ATGAACGAGACCATTCGCCGGTTCGGCTACCCCGCGACCCTCATCCGGGAGTATCCCGACTGGGTCGTCCTGCTGCGCCCCCGGCAGGCCACCCTGGGGACGCTCGTGGTCGCCTGCAAGGACGACGTCCTGCGGCTCTCCGACGTGTCCCTCGACGCCTTCGCCGCGCTGAAGCAGGTGGCGGTCGACGTGGAGACGACCCTGCGTGCCGAGTTCGACTGCCAGCGCATCAACTACCTGATGCTGATGATGGTCGACCCGCACGTCCACTGGCACGTCCTCCCCCGCTACCACAGCCCGAGGACCTTCGCCGGCATCACGTTCCCGGACCCCGGCTGGCCAGCCCTGCCGGACCTCTCCTTCGCGACCCCGACCGAGCCGGGCGTGCAGGCCGCGCTGGTGGAGCGTCTGCGGGCGGCGTGGCCGAAGAGCTGA
- a CDS encoding ABC transporter ATP-binding protein, whose amino-acid sequence MRFLREIARAYPRRTLVTLVALLVAGVFEGISLSALFPILDLAANAESGGQSERGLGKFLHGLGIDPSLGPLLLIIVVGVSLKAAMVLLANRHVGYTVAQIGTDLRLRLLRALLRARWEFFLHQPVGSLANAMATETVRASNAYLSGARALAHAVETLVYTVAALFVSWQATLAAVLGGAAITLSLGRLVRKARRAGRRQTDVLVSLLRRMADTLQSVKALKTMGLAGGANVVLEAETRRMNKAMRKEVLSVEGLRAIHEPVAIAFVAGAAYLVVNVWGLPLASVVVLMLLLLRVLKLAGKLQHEYQKMSVNESAYWSLRGTIDRAEGSPEAEPHGCTPVFERELALEDVHFAFGDRPILRGLTLRLPASSFTTIVGPSGAGKTTILDLVTGLLEPTSGRLTLDGVALGECNLQAWRRMIGYVPQETLLLHESVLHNVILGDPDLTEGDAERALRAAGAWEFVSAMPEGMQTTVGERGSMLSGGQRQRISIARALVRRPKLLILDEATSALDPASEAALCETLARLRGEVTMLAVSHQTGLAEIADRVVRLEDGALVPMPVGQFAASGARPLA is encoded by the coding sequence ATGAGATTCCTCCGTGAGATCGCCCGGGCCTACCCCCGGCGCACGCTGGTCACCCTGGTCGCCCTTCTGGTGGCGGGTGTGTTCGAGGGGATCAGCCTGTCGGCGCTGTTCCCCATCCTGGACCTTGCGGCCAACGCCGAGAGTGGGGGGCAGAGCGAGCGTGGGTTGGGGAAGTTCCTCCACGGCCTCGGCATCGACCCATCCCTCGGGCCGCTGCTGCTGATCATCGTCGTCGGCGTCAGCCTGAAGGCCGCGATGGTGCTGCTGGCCAATCGCCACGTCGGGTACACGGTGGCGCAGATCGGCACCGACCTGCGCCTGCGGCTGCTGCGTGCCTTGCTGCGCGCCCGCTGGGAGTTCTTCCTGCATCAGCCGGTGGGCTCGCTCGCCAACGCGATGGCCACGGAGACGGTGCGCGCATCCAACGCCTATCTGAGCGGCGCACGGGCGCTCGCGCACGCCGTCGAGACGTTGGTGTACACGGTCGCTGCCCTCTTCGTGTCCTGGCAGGCCACGCTCGCGGCGGTGCTGGGGGGGGCGGCCATCACGCTCTCCCTGGGGCGGCTGGTGCGCAAGGCCCGCCGCGCCGGGCGCCGGCAGACGGACGTGCTCGTGTCGCTGTTGCGGCGCATGGCGGACACGCTGCAGTCGGTGAAGGCGCTCAAGACCATGGGGCTCGCGGGCGGGGCCAACGTGGTGCTGGAGGCGGAGACGCGACGCATGAACAAGGCGATGCGCAAGGAGGTCCTGAGCGTCGAGGGCCTGCGGGCGATCCACGAGCCCGTGGCTATCGCCTTCGTCGCTGGCGCCGCCTACCTGGTGGTGAACGTCTGGGGCCTGCCTCTCGCGAGCGTCGTGGTCCTGATGCTGCTCCTGCTGCGGGTGCTGAAGCTCGCGGGCAAGCTGCAGCACGAATATCAGAAGATGTCGGTCAACGAGAGCGCCTACTGGTCGCTGCGGGGCACCATCGACCGAGCGGAGGGGTCGCCTGAGGCCGAGCCCCACGGCTGTACACCGGTGTTCGAGCGCGAACTGGCCCTCGAGGACGTGCACTTCGCGTTCGGCGACCGGCCCATCCTGCGCGGCCTGACCCTGAGGCTTCCAGCGAGCTCCTTCACCACGATCGTGGGGCCTTCGGGTGCGGGGAAGACGACCATCCTCGACCTGGTGACCGGTCTGCTCGAGCCCACGTCCGGCCGACTGACGCTGGACGGGGTTGCCCTGGGCGAGTGCAACCTCCAGGCGTGGCGCCGGATGATCGGCTACGTTCCCCAGGAGACCCTGCTGCTGCACGAGAGCGTGCTGCACAACGTCATCCTGGGTGACCCCGACCTCACCGAGGGCGACGCGGAGCGAGCGTTGCGCGCAGCCGGGGCGTGGGAGTTCGTGAGTGCGATGCCGGAAGGGATGCAGACGACCGTCGGTGAGCGGGGCAGCATGCTCTCGGGTGGTCAGCGCCAGCGCATTTCCATTGCCCGGGCGCTGGTCCGCCGCCCGAAGCTCCTGATCCTCGACGAGGCGACCAGCGCGCTGGACCCTGCGAGCGAGGCGGCGTTGTGCGAGACGCTGGCCCGGTTGAGGGGCGAGGTGACGATGCTGGCCGTATCGCACCAGACGGGGCTGGCCGAGATCGCGGACCGGGTGGTGAGGTTGGAAGACGGGGCGTTGGTACCCATGCCCGTGGGACAATTCGCGGCTTCCGGAGCGCGACCTCTTGCGTAA
- a CDS encoding methyltransferase domain-containing protein, with protein sequence MDYNEKFSHYPHRSVAWGIEQRILLGILHARFPTPGAVRLLDFACGTGRILRLFEDRVGTSTGVDVADSMLQVAQATLTRSELLLADVTRSSSFDNRRFDLITAFRFFPNAEHALRDSAMAKLASLLASDGLLIFNNHLRCTGTTMRARRVLQRLGRPQTERRLHCMSDSEVEQLVATHGLHIVERHHLALMPVLKEKRSFLPQAVLTRIEEWAADNARFDRFFNTKIYVVQSGTG encoded by the coding sequence TTGGATTACAACGAGAAGTTCTCCCACTATCCTCATCGCTCGGTAGCCTGGGGAATTGAGCAACGCATCCTCCTGGGAATTCTTCACGCCCGATTCCCCACCCCGGGAGCCGTGCGCCTGCTGGATTTTGCGTGCGGAACGGGACGGATACTTCGGCTCTTCGAAGACAGGGTCGGAACCTCCACCGGAGTCGACGTCGCCGACTCCATGCTGCAGGTGGCTCAGGCCACTCTCACGCGCTCGGAACTTCTCCTGGCCGACGTGACTCGGTCGAGCAGCTTCGACAATCGGCGGTTCGACCTGATCACGGCGTTTCGCTTCTTTCCTAACGCCGAACATGCCCTGCGCGACTCGGCAATGGCCAAGCTCGCGTCCTTGTTGGCGTCCGATGGATTGCTGATTTTTAACAACCATCTTCGCTGCACGGGAACAACCATGCGCGCGAGGCGAGTCCTACAGCGCCTTGGGCGCCCTCAGACCGAGCGCAGGCTTCATTGCATGAGTGACTCGGAGGTGGAGCAACTGGTGGCCACCCACGGCCTGCATATCGTGGAGCGACATCATCTCGCCCTGATGCCCGTACTCAAGGAAAAACGCAGTTTCTTGCCGCAGGCCGTGCTCACTCGCATCGAGGAATGGGCTGCGGACAACGCGCGTTTCGACCGCTTCTTCAACACGAAGATTTATGTCGTTCAATCCGGCACAGGGTGA
- the bcp gene encoding thioredoxin-dependent thiol peroxidase, translating into MAIEEGKPAPAFTLTDASGRKVSLKDFQGKDVIVYFYPKDDTPGCTKEACGFRDLWADIEALGATVVGVSPDDASRHGKFAGKYGLPFTLLSDPDHAVMEQYGAWGEKSMYGKKTMGVIRSTVWVGPDGRVKKHWKKVTKAEAHPAQVLEALQSG; encoded by the coding sequence ATGGCGATCGAGGAAGGGAAACCGGCACCGGCGTTCACCCTGACGGACGCATCGGGCAGGAAGGTCTCGCTGAAGGACTTCCAGGGCAAGGACGTCATCGTCTACTTCTATCCCAAGGACGACACCCCCGGCTGCACCAAGGAGGCCTGCGGCTTCCGGGACCTCTGGGCGGACATCGAGGCCCTGGGGGCGACGGTGGTCGGCGTGTCGCCGGACGACGCCTCCCGGCACGGCAAGTTCGCAGGCAAGTACGGGCTCCCCTTCACCCTGCTCTCCGATCCAGACCACGCCGTGATGGAGCAGTACGGCGCGTGGGGCGAGAAGAGCATGTACGGCAAGAAGACGATGGGCGTGATCCGCTCCACCGTCTGGGTGGGGCCAGACGGCAGGGTGAAGAAACACTGGAAGAAGGTGACCAAGGCCGAGGCCCACCCTGCGCAGGTTCTCGAGGCCCTCCAGTCCGGTTGA
- a CDS encoding YIP1 family protein, whose translation QPAMPALPAQPAVPAKPAAAQPAMPALPAQPAAPAVPGAPQPALQGAATIPGQYGAPTYVPPAGGYGYPPYGGGYR comes from the coding sequence CGCAGCCCGCGATGCCGGCGCTCCCGGCCCAGCCGGCGGTCCCTGCGAAGCCTGCGGCAGCGCAGCCCGCGATGCCGGCGCTCCCGGCCCAGCCGGCGGCCCCCGCAGTGCCTGGAGCGCCGCAACCGGCGCTCCAGGGGGCGGCCACCATTCCGGGCCAGTACGGCGCTCCGACCTACGTCCCTCCGGCCGGAGGCTATGGCTATCCTCCGTATGGTGGTGGATACCGCTA
- a CDS encoding aminotransferase class I/II-fold pyridoxal phosphate-dependent enzyme yields the protein MKLFEKFQPLAATRAQLAAFGTLPIGVVTERIVSATEGLIEGRRVILAGTNNYLGLTFERECIEAAQRAVAEQGTGTTGSRMANGTYGSHLALERELAEFYGVPSAVVFSTGFLATMGVVSTLAGQGDTILLDADCHASIYEGTRLSGADVVRFRHNEAADLEKRLRRLGERAERTLIVVEGIYSMLGDRAPLAEMAAVKRELGGCLLVDEAHSLGVLGATGRGLCQEAGVEDDVDLVVGTFSKSLGSVGGFCVSRHPELDLMRNAVRSYIFTASPAPSVIASTRVALRILREREELREHLWRNVHHLYDGLAGAGFRLGPQPSPVVAVEVGSQEQALVWWHDLLARGVYVNLILPPATPSGACLLRCSLSAAHTPEQVDAILAAFLALRPIAGEAGGTGAP from the coding sequence ATGAAGCTATTCGAGAAATTCCAGCCGCTCGCGGCCACCCGGGCCCAGCTCGCGGCGTTCGGTACCCTGCCCATCGGCGTGGTGACCGAGCGGATCGTCTCGGCCACCGAGGGCCTCATCGAGGGCCGGCGGGTGATCCTGGCCGGCACCAACAACTACCTCGGATTGACCTTCGAGCGCGAATGCATCGAGGCCGCCCAGCGGGCCGTGGCGGAGCAGGGCACCGGAACCACCGGCTCGCGCATGGCGAACGGCACGTATGGCAGCCACCTGGCGCTCGAGCGCGAGCTCGCGGAATTCTACGGGGTACCCTCCGCCGTCGTGTTCTCCACCGGCTTCCTGGCGACGATGGGGGTCGTCAGCACCCTGGCAGGACAGGGCGACACGATCCTCCTCGACGCCGACTGCCACGCGAGCATCTACGAGGGCACGCGCCTGAGCGGGGCCGACGTGGTCCGTTTCCGGCACAACGAGGCGGCCGACCTCGAGAAGCGCTTGCGCCGGCTGGGCGAGAGGGCGGAGCGCACCCTCATCGTGGTGGAGGGCATCTACAGCATGCTCGGCGACCGCGCCCCGCTCGCCGAGATGGCGGCGGTCAAGCGGGAGCTGGGAGGCTGTCTGCTCGTGGACGAGGCGCACTCGCTTGGCGTGCTCGGGGCGACCGGGCGGGGCCTCTGCCAGGAGGCAGGCGTGGAGGACGACGTCGACCTCGTGGTCGGCACCTTCAGCAAGAGCCTCGGCTCGGTCGGGGGGTTCTGCGTCAGCCGCCACCCGGAGCTCGACCTGATGCGCAACGCGGTGCGCTCCTACATCTTCACCGCCTCGCCCGCGCCCTCGGTCATCGCCTCGACCCGCGTCGCCCTGCGCATCCTGCGCGAGCGCGAGGAACTGCGCGAGCACCTCTGGCGCAACGTCCATCACCTCTACGACGGGCTCGCGGGCGCCGGTTTCCGGCTGGGGCCCCAGCCGAGCCCGGTGGTGGCGGTGGAGGTGGGAAGCCAGGAGCAGGCGCTGGTCTGGTGGCACGACCTGCTGGCGCGCGGTGTCTACGTCAACCTGATCCTTCCGCCCGCCACGCCCTCGGGGGCCTGCCTGCTGCGCTGCAGCCTGAGCGCGGCCCACACGCCGGAGCAGGTCGACGCCATCCTCGCGGCCTTCCTCGCCCTGCGGCCGATCGCGGGGGAGGCGGGGGGGACGGGGGCTCCCTAG
- a CDS encoding glycosyltransferase family 4 protein has translation MRISRYLKGFTERGVEVEVIAGTPALAKLTEHDTTADWRSFPLGHVFPPEFLDNVPIHRIRLGDKMNKERIHFLGEQIIKLLDSGFVNPHIFHSLSTKPNFTIPLLKALKARGKGLVFSYAIAHNAPIWPPKKLISGLAKRYFLRQAYNQFDTIIVATDALKGLLRSLGVTSQIAVIPNGVNIEIYRPAETPAEKVSLRKELGLPPDCQLVCGVGTVYPRKGCDILLEAWHRLSEKYPNLHVVWLGRRRDLFVPELADYRKRMDELLTRGDAPARIHMIGHSDRVSSYLRAADIFAFPSEREGMPNAVLEAMASGLPTVMTYYRGYSEEIGRNHHEYIMTERNSERLAASLELLLSSEELRRNLGNNAVSFIRKTMPLSRSIDRHVDVYRAVAEKTHYPQ, from the coding sequence ATGCGCATCAGCAGATACCTCAAGGGGTTCACCGAACGCGGCGTAGAAGTCGAAGTGATCGCCGGGACACCGGCACTCGCCAAGCTCACGGAGCACGACACGACCGCCGACTGGCGGAGCTTTCCCCTGGGCCACGTCTTCCCCCCAGAGTTCCTCGACAACGTGCCCATCCACCGCATCCGGCTGGGCGACAAAATGAACAAGGAGAGAATTCATTTTCTCGGGGAACAGATCATCAAGCTCTTGGACAGTGGTTTCGTCAACCCGCATATCTTCCACAGCCTTTCCACCAAGCCCAACTTCACCATCCCTCTTCTCAAGGCCTTGAAGGCCCGCGGCAAAGGGCTCGTCTTCTCCTACGCCATCGCCCACAACGCCCCCATTTGGCCACCCAAGAAACTGATCTCAGGGCTCGCAAAGAGATATTTCCTGCGGCAGGCCTACAATCAGTTCGACACCATCATCGTGGCGACAGACGCCCTGAAGGGCCTTCTCAGGTCGCTAGGCGTCACCTCGCAGATAGCCGTCATCCCCAACGGGGTCAACATCGAAATCTACAGGCCTGCCGAAACACCTGCCGAAAAGGTCTCGCTGCGAAAGGAACTCGGCCTGCCCCCCGACTGCCAGCTTGTTTGCGGCGTAGGCACCGTCTATCCCCGCAAAGGCTGCGACATACTCCTCGAGGCGTGGCATCGCCTGTCCGAGAAATACCCGAATCTACACGTCGTTTGGTTGGGTCGGCGGAGAGATCTCTTCGTCCCTGAGCTTGCGGACTACCGGAAGAGAATGGATGAGCTCCTCACGCGTGGAGATGCCCCCGCCCGCATTCACATGATCGGACACTCGGACAGGGTCTCCTCCTATCTCAGGGCCGCCGATATTTTTGCCTTCCCGAGCGAGAGAGAGGGCATGCCGAACGCTGTTCTGGAAGCCATGGCATCGGGACTGCCAACAGTCATGACGTACTACCGAGGGTACTCCGAGGAAATAGGCCGCAACCATCATGAATACATCATGACGGAACGAAACAGTGAACGGCTCGCTGCGTCACTCGAGTTATTGCTTTCTTCCGAGGAATTGAGGCGCAACCTGGGAAACAACGCGGTCAGCTTTATTCGCAAGACGATGCCATTGTCTCGGAGCATCGACCGACACGTTGACGTCTACCGTGCCGTTGCCGAGAAGACACATTACCCTCAATGA
- a CDS encoding peptidylprolyl isomerase → MQVANNMVVTIDYTLTDNDGTVLDSSDGGEPLAYLHGQGNIIVGLEEALEGLSAGDAVDVTVLPEKAYGERRDDLIQVVPRERFVTDGEIEVGMTFHSHESDNGGRVVRVVEVSPEQVTIDGNHPLAGVTLNFSVRIQDVREASAEELDHGHVHGPGTHHH, encoded by the coding sequence ATGCAGGTCGCAAACAACATGGTCGTGACCATCGACTACACGCTCACCGACAACGACGGAACGGTGCTCGACTCCTCCGACGGCGGCGAGCCGCTCGCGTATCTGCACGGACAAGGCAACATCATCGTCGGCCTGGAAGAGGCGCTTGAGGGGCTCTCCGCCGGCGACGCCGTGGACGTGACCGTCCTTCCCGAGAAGGCCTACGGCGAGCGGCGCGACGACCTGATTCAGGTCGTTCCCCGGGAGCGTTTCGTGACCGACGGGGAGATCGAGGTGGGAATGACGTTCCACAGCCACGAATCCGACAATGGCGGGCGGGTCGTCCGAGTGGTAGAGGTCTCGCCCGAACAGGTCACGATCGACGGGAACCACCCGCTCGCGGGGGTCACCCTCAATTTCTCGGTCAGGATTCAGGACGTGCGCGAGGCCAGCGCCGAGGAGCTCGACCACGGTCACGTCCACGGCCCGGGCACCCACCACCACTGA
- a CDS encoding phosphocholine cytidylyltransferase family protein has product MKAIILSAGQGTRLLPATERAPKCTVPLAGKPLIEWQLDHLAQCGVEDVTVVVGFGAEYVDALVARRAGSGRVRTLFNPDFAVADNLFSCWMARGEMTEDFVLLNGDTVFEPAILERLLASPVQPVTLAINRKAHYDDDDMKVERSGARLLKVGKDLPLDQVDGESIGMMVFRGQGPALFREALGRAVQRKESKKQYYLSVIAELAREGYVWTQDISGLEWSEIDYPLDLVRASKLAAGWKHAAGERTSRTAGPAR; this is encoded by the coding sequence ATGAAGGCGATCATCCTCAGCGCTGGGCAGGGCACACGGCTTCTTCCGGCGACCGAGCGTGCTCCCAAGTGCACCGTGCCGCTGGCGGGGAAACCACTCATCGAGTGGCAGCTCGACCACCTGGCCCAGTGCGGGGTCGAGGACGTCACCGTGGTGGTGGGCTTCGGCGCGGAGTATGTGGACGCCCTGGTCGCCCGCCGTGCGGGCTCCGGTCGCGTGCGTACCCTGTTCAACCCGGACTTCGCGGTAGCGGACAATCTCTTCAGCTGCTGGATGGCGCGCGGGGAGATGACCGAGGATTTCGTGCTTCTCAACGGGGATACGGTGTTCGAGCCGGCGATACTCGAGCGCCTGCTCGCGTCCCCCGTTCAGCCCGTGACGCTCGCCATCAACCGCAAGGCACACTACGACGACGACGACATGAAGGTGGAGCGCTCGGGAGCGCGGCTCCTCAAGGTCGGCAAGGACCTGCCCCTGGACCAGGTGGACGGCGAGTCCATCGGCATGATGGTCTTCCGTGGCCAGGGGCCGGCGCTGTTCCGCGAGGCCCTCGGTCGCGCCGTGCAGCGCAAAGAGTCCAAGAAGCAGTACTACCTCTCGGTCATCGCCGAGCTGGCTCGCGAGGGGTACGTCTGGACGCAGGACATCTCCGGGCTCGAGTGGAGCGAGATCGACTATCCGCTCGACCTGGTTCGCGCCTCGAAGCTCGCAGCCGGCTGGAAGCACGCGGCGGGAGAGCGCACCTCCCGGACGGCGGGCCCCGCCCGCTAG
- the lptF gene encoding LPS export ABC transporter permease LptF, whose product MIATRYIAREIYQPFLAVVTVLLVVFAVYTTAIVLNDVVAGALPAHVVLRLVLIKSLIALEVLLPVAFYFSAVIGLGRLHASSEMLALAACGMGEPRVLRTVLLPAFAVALLSAVLSVSVRPWAFQQLYVLRAVADAEFDIEDLEAKQLFVSPDSRYAVYAVSVDHAARSAHDVVAQMRNGERLLVIEAESLHQPPQRLEDSPVFEFSRGRAFRIDRRGTRDTTMDFGVLTVRLEAPEPPEIGYKIKMQSTAALSHATAGKGLAEFQWRLSTPVLTLLLAALSVPLSRAPPRRGRFLGLVIAMLAFALFYALLLSAKNLVHDRLVGPVPGLWWPIALLALTVLALLAWPWVRRRWHPRSASPAYG is encoded by the coding sequence TTGATCGCGACCCGGTACATCGCCCGCGAGATCTATCAGCCCTTCCTGGCGGTGGTGACGGTGCTGCTGGTGGTCTTCGCCGTGTACACCACGGCCATCGTCCTGAACGACGTGGTGGCGGGCGCGCTTCCCGCCCACGTCGTCCTGCGCCTGGTGCTGATCAAGTCGCTCATCGCGCTGGAGGTCCTGCTGCCCGTGGCGTTCTACTTCAGCGCCGTCATCGGGCTGGGGCGCCTGCACGCCAGCTCGGAGATGCTGGCGCTCGCCGCCTGCGGGATGGGGGAGCCCCGGGTACTCAGGACCGTCCTGCTACCCGCCTTCGCCGTCGCCTTGCTGTCAGCCGTACTCTCGGTGAGCGTGCGGCCCTGGGCCTTCCAGCAACTCTATGTGCTGAGGGCCGTGGCCGACGCCGAGTTCGACATCGAGGACCTGGAGGCAAAGCAACTCTTCGTCAGCCCGGACTCGCGCTATGCCGTCTATGCGGTGTCGGTGGACCACGCGGCGCGCAGCGCCCACGACGTGGTCGCCCAGATGCGCAACGGGGAACGGCTGCTCGTGATCGAGGCCGAGAGCCTCCATCAACCTCCGCAGCGTCTCGAGGACAGCCCGGTCTTCGAATTCTCGCGGGGCCGGGCCTTCCGCATCGACCGCCGGGGGACGCGCGACACGACGATGGACTTCGGGGTGCTGACGGTGCGGCTCGAGGCACCGGAACCCCCGGAGATCGGCTACAAGATCAAGATGCAGAGCACGGCGGCCCTGAGTCACGCCACGGCAGGCAAAGGACTCGCGGAGTTCCAGTGGCGCCTCTCCACGCCGGTGTTGACGCTCCTCCTCGCCGCGCTCTCGGTACCCCTCAGCCGCGCACCCCCGCGCCGAGGCCGGTTCCTTGGCCTGGTGATCGCGATGCTCGCCTTTGCCCTCTTCTACGCCCTGCTCCTCAGCGCCAAGAACCTGGTCCACGACCGGCTGGTGGGCCCGGTGCCCGGCCTGTGGTGGCCCATCGCGCTCCTCGCGCTGACGGTCCTCGCCCTGCTAGCCTGGCCCTGGGTCCGGCGCCGCTGGCACCCGCGATCTGCCTCACCCGCCTATGGCTGA